In Haliotis asinina isolate JCU_RB_2024 chromosome 15, JCU_Hal_asi_v2, whole genome shotgun sequence, one DNA window encodes the following:
- the LOC137266344 gene encoding protein glass-like, whose amino-acid sequence MEPAYVTNSNYTDVWRSSPSRHSVSPESPRSFTELNMNTLSMPSFEFDQFPNVFSFSPCPPGYKDLTVFKEKAPHDIADALLSLKHAVVHPQFSGQLSPLSPPPPMSHLGHSQMMNTGPLTHQNHQGLGYPVSHQGPVFHNSYPAPPPSQYASQYPDPGPSTSGQPTPQANVHFPSMSVNVSMSMNVGMPPGLGNTQYSPVPPQQWPPQPQSPTLGQYHPGHPHPQSLQPQYGGYNAQPYTPAYSFTSDFRPMADGRGGIYYKHSESFKDATRFCTMGHLKRSKFLPDKTPPPPPGMDPNSLKTNMCRICGKTYARPSTLKTHLRTHSGEKPYKCTTCNKSFSQAANLTAHIRTHSGEKPFRCPICDRRFSQSSSVTTHMRTHSGERPYRCRLCKKAFSDSSTLTKHLRIHSGEKPYQCKLCLLRFSQSGNLNRHMRVHTNTG is encoded by the exons ATGGAACCGGCATATGTTACCAACTCTAACTATACCGATGTTTGGCGATCTAGTCCGAGCAGGCACTCGGTATCCCCCGAGTCCCCCCGATCATTTACGGAGTTGAACATGAACACCTTGTCCATGCCATCGTTTGAGTTCGACCAGTTCCCCAATGTGTTTTCGTTTTCTCCCTGTCCACCTGGATACAA GGACCTGACGGTGTTTAAGGAGAAAGCCCCCCACGACATTGCAGATGCCTTGCTGTCCCTAAAACACGCTGTCGTCCACCCTCAGTTCAGTGGTCAGTTGTCGCCGCTCTCCCCACCGCCGCCCATGTCGCACCTCGGTCACAGCCAGATGATGAACACGGGACCTCTGACCCATCAGAACCATCAAGGTCTTGGCTATCCTGTGAGCCATCAGGGACCCGTGTTTCATAACTCCTATCCAGCACCGCCTCCGTCTCAGTACGCAAGTCAGTACCCGGATCCCGGACCCAGTACTTCTGGTCAGCCGACGCCTCAAGCCAACGTCCACTTCCCGTCAATGAGCGTTAACGTCTCAATGAGCATGAACGTCGGGATGCCCCCCGGGCTCGGTAACACCCAATACAGCCCGGTACCCCCTCAGCAGTGGCCCCCACAGCCACAGAGTCCCACCCTGGGGCAGTACCACCCAGGTCACCCCCACCCTCAAAGTCTACAGCCTCAGTATGGGGGTTACAACGCCCAACCATACACCCCAGCATACAGCTTCACGTCAGACTTCCGGCCCATGGCTGATGGGAGGGGCGGTATCTATTACAAGCATTCAGAATCCTTCAAGGACGCCACGAGGTTTTGCACTATGGGTCACCTGAAACGGTCTAAGTTCCTGCCAGACAAAACTCCCCCTCCACCCCCGGGGATGGATCCTAACTCGCTGAAGACCAACATGTGCAGGATCTGCGGCAAGACATATGCACGGCCTAGTACCCTGAAAACCCACCTGAGAACTCACTCGGGGGAGAAACCTTACAAGTGTACAACATGTAACAAGTCATTCTCTCAGGCTGCAAACCTCACAGCACACATCAGAACACATAGTGGGGAGAAACCATTCCGATGTCCCATCTGTGATCGACGCTTCTCACAGAGCTCGTCAGTGACCACCCACATGCGGACCCACTCCGGCGAACGTCCTTACCGGTGTCGACTCTGTAAAAAGGCATTTTCGGACAGTTCCACCCTGACCAAACACCTCCGGATACACAGTGGCGAGAAACCGTACCAGTGCAAGTTATGTCTTCTGAGGTTTTCCCAGTCTGGAAATCTCAACCGACATATGCGTGTGCATACAAACACCGGCTGA